Proteins from a genomic interval of Polaribacter sp. Q13:
- a CDS encoding T9SS type A sorting domain-containing protein — protein MMKKHVVLAFSVLVFFNLFAQDQFTVQIEPLTIIDAPSVHSFSWGKTSDGKWIVIGGRIDGLHQRQPNTTFLENDNNKSVYVIDPVANKTWSTTLSVLQASIFEQLQATNQEFYQKENTLYIIGGYGFSATDNDHITYDKLTAIDVDGLANAVINDTTITSFFRQISNTNLAVTGGQLGLLNDVFYLCGGQYFKGKYNPQGPNNAQGFIQSYTDEIRTFKINDDGTNLSIVNYSAQNDTDHLHRRDYNMAPQIFPDGSEGFTMFSGVFQPTANLPWLNTVDVSASGYTVNNTFNQYLSQYHSAKIPIYDTDNNTMHTLFFGGLSQYKLDANNNLIQDDNVPFVKTISKVSRFSDGSMTESSLGIEMPTLLGSGAEFIPTNDTSIFLTEEIIAINNLQEGNTLAGYIFGGIESTQENIFFINDGSQSSASNLAFKVFINKTTLSTGEVKLNLNNIYNLKVYPNPSTAIFSLDVFIPNLEKSSLDVYDILGKKVKTQEIENSIGLQTIPLDLSEMASGEYILKFKNNTNIIEKKIIKD, from the coding sequence ATGATGAAAAAACATGTAGTACTAGCGTTTTCTGTATTGGTGTTTTTTAATTTATTTGCTCAAGACCAATTTACAGTTCAAATAGAGCCTTTAACAATCATAGACGCACCTAGTGTACATTCCTTTTCTTGGGGAAAAACGAGTGATGGAAAATGGATAGTTATTGGAGGTAGAATTGATGGATTACATCAAAGACAACCTAACACTACTTTCCTAGAAAACGATAACAACAAAAGTGTTTATGTGATAGATCCGGTTGCAAATAAAACATGGAGCACTACACTTAGTGTTTTACAAGCGTCTATATTTGAACAGTTACAAGCTACAAATCAAGAGTTTTATCAGAAAGAAAATACACTTTATATTATTGGAGGTTATGGTTTTAGTGCCACAGATAATGATCATATTACCTATGATAAATTAACAGCAATAGATGTAGATGGATTAGCGAACGCTGTTATTAATGACACAACTATTACTTCTTTCTTTAGACAAATATCCAACACAAATTTGGCAGTAACTGGAGGACAATTAGGTTTGCTAAATGATGTTTTTTATTTGTGTGGAGGACAATATTTTAAAGGAAAATACAACCCTCAAGGTCCAAATAATGCGCAAGGTTTTATTCAGAGTTATACAGATGAAATTAGAACTTTTAAAATAAATGATGATGGCACAAATCTTTCCATCGTAAATTATTCAGCACAAAACGACACCGATCACTTACACAGAAGAGACTATAATATGGCGCCACAAATTTTTCCTGATGGAAGCGAAGGTTTTACCATGTTTAGCGGTGTTTTTCAACCTACAGCAAATTTACCTTGGTTAAATACGGTAGATGTTTCTGCTTCTGGTTATACGGTAAATAATACATTTAATCAATATTTAAGTCAATATCACAGTGCTAAAATTCCAATTTATGATACTGATAATAATACCATGCATACCTTATTTTTTGGAGGTTTAAGTCAGTATAAATTAGATGCAAATAATAATTTAATTCAAGATGATAATGTGCCTTTTGTAAAAACCATTAGCAAGGTTTCTAGATTTAGCGATGGTTCTATGACAGAAAGTAGTTTGGGTATAGAAATGCCGACATTGTTAGGTTCTGGAGCAGAATTTATTCCAACAAACGATACTTCTATTTTTTTAACGGAAGAAATTATAGCAATTAATAATTTGCAAGAAGGAAATACTCTAGCGGGTTATATTTTTGGAGGAATAGAAAGCACACAAGAAAATATTTTTTTTATAAACGATGGTTCGCAAAGTAGTGCTAGTAACTTGGCTTTTAAAGTATTTATAAACAAAACTACTTTGAGTACAGGTGAAGTAAAACTGAATTTAAACAATATTTATAATCTTAAAGTATATCCAAATCCGTCAACAGCTATTTTTTCTTTAGATGTATTTATTCCGAATTTAGAAAAAAGCAGTTTAGATGTGTATGATATTCTAGGTAAAAAAGTTAAAACTCAAGAAATAGAGAATTCAATTGGATTACAAACCATCCCTTTAGATTTATCAGAAATGGCATCCGGCGAATACATTTTAAAGTTTAAGAATAACACAAATATTATTGAAAAAAAAATAATTAAGGATTAG
- a CDS encoding NAD(P)/FAD-dependent oxidoreductase: MSKIVILGAGISGHVAAAHLRRKLSKEHEVVVVSPNSNYQWVPSNIWVGIGRMKSEKILFPLAPLYKKKGIGYKQAKALSFHPEGDKKEEKPYILAEYVVGENKGQQEKVTYDYLINATGPKLDFEATEGLIPGQNKAYSVCTYSHADHAWAGLKALIQEMKKGKKAKILIGTGHAKSTCQGAAFEYILNVEQELRNHKVRDMAEITWISNEYSLGDFGMDGVLMSYGDMIMKSSEMVEMIFDDRGIKWILEAGVNKIEDGIAHYENLDGEQKSETYDFAMLIPAFSGHGFKAFDKNEKEITEKLFKGFMLVDADYTQKPYEEWSVQDWPETYQNPSYKNIFAPGIAFAPPHTISKPRFSKNGTAIFPAPPRTGMPSGITAKLVSENIIDSIKTNKESLNHRGSMGNMGAACIASAGFGFWKGSGVSITTFPIVPDFEKYPDSHGRHLGKTFGAIGLAGHWLKLMLHHAFIYKAKMKPFWWLIPE, from the coding sequence ATGTCTAAAATTGTCATTTTGGGAGCAGGAATTTCTGGTCACGTAGCTGCTGCTCATTTACGTAGAAAATTATCTAAAGAGCATGAGGTAGTTGTTGTTTCTCCAAACAGCAATTATCAATGGGTTCCATCTAATATTTGGGTAGGTATTGGTAGAATGAAATCAGAAAAAATCTTATTTCCATTAGCACCATTATATAAAAAGAAAGGAATTGGTTATAAACAAGCCAAAGCACTTTCGTTTCATCCTGAAGGAGATAAAAAAGAAGAAAAACCTTACATTTTAGCAGAATATGTTGTTGGAGAAAATAAAGGCCAGCAAGAAAAAGTAACCTACGATTATTTGATAAATGCTACAGGTCCAAAACTAGATTTTGAAGCTACAGAAGGCTTAATACCTGGGCAAAATAAAGCTTATTCTGTATGTACTTATTCTCATGCAGATCATGCTTGGGCAGGCTTAAAAGCCTTAATTCAAGAAATGAAGAAGGGTAAAAAAGCAAAAATTCTTATTGGTACGGGGCATGCAAAATCTACTTGTCAGGGAGCTGCTTTTGAGTATATATTAAATGTAGAACAAGAACTTCGCAATCACAAAGTACGTGACATGGCAGAAATAACATGGATTTCTAATGAATATAGTTTAGGAGATTTTGGAATGGATGGCGTGTTAATGAGCTATGGAGACATGATTATGAAATCTAGCGAAATGGTAGAAATGATTTTTGATGATAGAGGCATTAAATGGATTTTAGAAGCTGGAGTAAATAAAATAGAAGATGGTATTGCGCATTACGAAAATTTAGATGGAGAACAGAAATCTGAGACCTATGATTTTGCCATGCTAATTCCTGCTTTTTCTGGTCATGGTTTTAAAGCTTTTGATAAAAACGAAAAAGAGATTACCGAAAAATTATTTAAAGGTTTTATGCTGGTAGATGCAGATTACACGCAAAAACCTTATGAAGAATGGTCTGTACAAGATTGGCCAGAAACGTATCAAAACCCAAGTTATAAAAATATTTTTGCTCCCGGAATAGCATTTGCTCCTCCGCATACTATTTCTAAACCAAGATTTAGTAAAAACGGTACAGCAATATTTCCTGCACCACCAAGAACAGGAATGCCATCTGGGATTACAGCAAAACTAGTTTCAGAAAATATTATAGATTCTATAAAAACGAACAAGGAATCCTTAAACCATAGAGGTTCTATGGGAAATATGGGGGCAGCTTGTATTGCATCTGCAGGGTTTGGTTTTTGGAAAGGAAGTGGGGTAAGTATTACCACTTTTCCTATAGTGCCAGATTTTGAAAAATATCCAGATTCTCACGGAAGACATTTAGGAAAAACTTTTGGAGCCATTGGTCTGGCAGGACATTGGTTAAAATTAATGTTACATCATGCATTTATTTATAAAGCAAAAATGAAACCTTTTTGGTGGTTGATTCCTGAATAG
- the pncA gene encoding bifunctional nicotinamidase/pyrazinamidase has product MKILLIIDVQNDFIPGGSLPVPNGDKIVSIINEIQPKFDLVIATQDWHPEDHISFASNHIGASPFDEIEIKGQSQTLWPNHCVQGSKGAKLHPKLNTLKCETIFRKGTDKEIDSYSAFYDNGHLKSTGLAGYLKEKGTTQLFICGLASDICVYYSIRDAVKEGFDCFFIEDASEALDNEGFKKIKEKMVDMGVKIISSKSI; this is encoded by the coding sequence ATGAAAATACTCCTTATAATCGATGTACAAAACGACTTTATTCCCGGTGGATCACTTCCTGTTCCTAATGGAGATAAAATAGTTTCAATTATCAATGAGATACAACCTAAATTTGATTTAGTGATTGCTACCCAAGATTGGCATCCTGAGGATCATATTAGTTTTGCTTCCAATCATATTGGAGCATCTCCTTTTGATGAAATTGAAATAAAAGGACAATCACAAACCTTATGGCCAAATCATTGTGTACAAGGATCTAAAGGAGCAAAATTGCATCCTAAACTAAACACATTAAAATGTGAAACCATTTTTAGAAAAGGAACAGATAAAGAGATTGATAGCTATAGTGCCTTTTATGATAATGGACACCTAAAATCTACAGGATTAGCTGGATATTTAAAAGAAAAAGGAACTACCCAACTTTTTATCTGTGGTTTAGCATCCGATATTTGTGTTTATTATTCCATTCGGGATGCTGTTAAAGAAGGTTTTGATTGTTTTTTTATTGAAGATGCTTCCGAAGCACTAGACAATGAAGGTTTTAAGAAAATTAAAGAAAAAATGGTTGATATGGGTGTAAAAATTATTTCTTCGAAATCCATATAA